Below is a window of Saccharomonospora viridis DSM 43017 DNA.
TACGCCAGCAAACCTCAGCTCGCGGCTTTGGACGTTGACTATTTCCCGGATGAAGCCATCGCGGAGGTAACGCAGCAGTTGTGGACTCGGCTGGATGAGATCGATCCTCTCTGGACAGAGGGGTGACTCCTGTGTCAATGGGATTTCGTGGATGGTGGAACCGTCTCTACGCCGATGAGAATGCTGGTCCGGTGAATCAAGAGCCTCTTCGAGTGGCTCTACAGTTGGCCAGCGCTGACAACTTTCTGTACTTCACCGCTGACATTGCCTTCTGGGTCCACTGCGGCAGTAGCGACAAAGTTCCTGACATCGAAAGCATGTGGGACATCGCGAGAACCGGAATAACCCATCGTGCTGAGGAGGTCAGCACACAGTACCGGTTGATCGCAACTGAGCGAGTGCGTGCGGAGCTCAACGTAGTTCTGGGACCGTGGAGACCGGTCGGGCAGTCACCCGTCCAGGCGCGTGGGCGCTGTTTCTCGGTCACGGCGGACCCCGAGCTCGTGGCCGCCGTGGCGGAGCACGAGCGAAGCAAGAGCCAACAGCTTGTGATCTCGTGGGACGAGCAGCGGCGTCAACAACAGCGGAGACAAATGTGTTCGTTGCTTCTTAACCCGCTCCAGGCCACGGCTTGGTGGCTGCTGGACAACCCGGACAAAGTCAGTGAGGTATTGGAGGTCGCGAAGACGTTCCAAGAGGTTCAGAACATCCTGGAACCTGCGACCACCCCATCCGAGTCCGCGGGGAAGCTGGTCGACGAGCTTTTGACCACGAAAGACGAAGCGCTCAGGGCAGGGGCGATCCACACTTTGAAGAAGTTCTTTCTCTCTTACGGTCGGGAAGACCTGGCAGCTCAGCTACAGGTGTTCGATGACCAAGCTTGCGATACAGCTCGGCAACGGACGGGAAGCCCGACCTCACCTGACAAAGCGTAGTCCGTCCTGCGGCTACGACTCGGTCTGACGGTATTACGAACTCTGGTGGGGCGACTACCGTTCTCCGGACGGACACGAGGCAGTGGGAGATTTCTGGCCGGAGAACGGTAAACGATCTGAACGGCCTGCCATTGTCAGACTGCTTGCAGAGACATTTCCGTCACCGTTGGACCAAAACCACGTGATGCTCATGAAGTGATCTCTACGTAAGGCTCGTCCGGTGGTGTGGGATGAGCACTCCCGGGTTTCTACGGTGGTCGACCTCGATGCCGGAAGCTGTATCTCGTCGAGCAGCTGGTCACCGGATCGGTGCTGTGGGCAGAGGACGTGGCCACGATCTGTAACCCCGGGTCGGTTTCGCCATGGAAAGCCGAACCACTGAGATCGGCACTGACCCATTACATGAGCTGACCTCGAAATCCATCCGTGTAGTGGCCGATCCCGCCGGGTATGACACCGTGGATGTGGACTTCCGCCGTCGGTTCGGTGTTGGGTGATGTCTTCGGGACGATCGCCCGGTTCCGGCACGACAAGCCGTTGCATCCGCGGGGTACCGTGTACGACGCTGTGCTGCGGCGGACCGGGTCGTTCGAGCCATGGGGTGTGGAGTGGCTGGATCTTCCGGGCGAGGATCACGGCGTGGTCAGGCTTTCCCGGTCGGTGGGACTGCCACGGCCGCTGCCCGACGTACTCGGTCTCGCGTTCACCTTCAACGGACCCGCCGGTGATCGCCACGATCTGCTGCTGGCGACCACCGGTCTGCGCCCGGGGACCCGGTTCGCGTTGCTCCCGCGCCGGGACCCGTTCGCGGTGCCGTACAGTTCGCTGCTGCCGTATCGGGCGCCGCGGGGGTTGGTGCTGCTCGCCGCGATGCCGACGGCCGGTGCGGGGTTCCGGCTGTGCGCCGCCACACCGGCCGGTCGGTGGCAGGGGTTCGCGACACTCGAACTGAGCGGACGCACCGGTTCGGGACCGGACCGCCCGATCCGCTTCGACCCGGTACTCCACCCCTTGCCAGGACTGTCCTGGCCACCGGAGTTGGCAAGACTCAGGGAGCCCGCGTACGCGGCCGCACGCCGCACCGGACATCCGGCCGGGAACTGACTCCGTGACGACCTCACCGTCCGCCCCGGCCGGCGAGGCTCGGCACCGGTTCACTCGTCGGCCGGTACCCGATGTGTCCTTTGAACACCATCGAGTCCCCGATCATCGCTCCGAAGGCTGGGACCGGAGGAAAGCCGCGGTGTCGAAGTACGTGGCGAACCGGCGTATCCGACCTTCGTCGTCGAAGTTCAACAGCGAGGTCCCGCTGTATTCGATCGGCCGGCCGGTGGTGAGGGTGCCACGGGAGACCCACTCGAGTACACCGAGATCGCCGGACTCCATCACCCGGACGAACTCGGTGGACAGCTGGGAGAACTGGGAGCGGTATTCCTCCCAGAATCGGGTCACGTCGGACGTCCCCTCGTTGCCGGTGGCCACCTGCGGCCGCAGCAGTTCCGGATTCGGGGCGAACAGCTCACGCAGCTGGGAGCTGTCACCGGTGTCCTCGAAACTCCGTAGTGCGGTGGCGAAACTATCGGCCCGTGCGTGTGCTTTCGTCATCGCGCGGAGGTACCCGCGGCCGGCCGAGACAAACCGCCCGGTGGCGTGGGGCCCCTGGTTCACCGGATCGACCCACCGAGATGCCGGGTGGCGGTTCGCGCAGCCCAGCGATCTCGTCGCGGCCGGACGCGAAGAGTGACCATCCCATTGCTTTAAGCGTAAGAGCGATCCGAGTGATCTCGTTGCCCGTGTCGTTGTGAGTGACGGAGACGGCGACCGGGCAGCGTACCGATTCCGTCCCGATGACCGGCACGCGTTCAGGAGGTGCCCAGCACACTGCCGGTGGCGGCCGCGCTCGTACGTCGATCCTCGATGCTCGTTTCGACGAATCCCTTGGGAACGCGAGCAGCGTGATGCTTTCGGGGCTTCCCGTCGTCGAGACCGGACCCGCGGGTTCCGCGTGGAGGGCGAGCGCCTCAGTTGAACTCGCGGACCTTGAGGGGCCGCACCGACTCCACGCACCGGTCCGTGCCTTCTCCGCTGACGTCGATCGAGTATTGACTTGGCTGGTCGCCCGTGAGGTTGTCGGCGTGGATGCCCGCCGAGGTCAACGACATGTTGATCATGACCTTGGTCGACTGCTCGAGCTTGAGGTTGGGGTCGAGATCACTCACGACGTCCGGGGAGCACACCAGCTCGTTGCTGGTGGTGGTGTCGTTACTGTTCACGGCGTCGATGAACTCGTCGAGGAAGTCCTGCACGATGGCGATCGCTTCCTCTTGGGTGAGTTCGGGTTCGGAGTCCGTTCCCGGTCCGGAGTCGTCGTCCGAATCGCCTGGTCCGGGGGGTGTCACATCGGGGCCGGGTGGTACGGGCTTGAGGGAGGCTGTCAGGGTCGGGCCGGGGTCCGCGAGGTCCGGGTCGGCTGCCTTGTCGTCATCGTCGCCGGTCAGGACGAGCACCAGGACGACGATGCTGGCGATGAGAATGACCCCTGCAGGGAGAGGCCGACGATGAGACCGGTCCTCTTCTGTCTACCCGGAGGAAGGGGGTCGTTTCCCATGGGGTGCATGCCGTAGGGCGGCTGACCGGGGTACTGCTGTTGTTGTCCGTACCCCGGTCGGGGGTTCGGCGTCGGTCCGACGGGTTGGTCGGGATAGGGCGGGTGTTGGCTCATCGTGTGCTTCCCCCAGTGTCGTGGCGGCACAAGATCGGCGGCAGTGTAGTCAGGCGGCGTACCGAATCGGTCCGAAATCCGCAGATGAGCGACAGGATCGTAAAACTCCGCAGCTGAAACGCTTCTCGCAAGAAACGGACAAGGTGCACATGGGGGCCTGGGCGACTATGAGGCCACATGTGGACACGGGCCGACCGCTTCGGATCGGCCGCTCCTGCTCGGGGTGTCGCCTTCGTGAACCTGCGCGTAGTGGGAAGGGTCGGGGTGTCGCGGTTTCCGGTTCGACGATCGTCGAGGCGTGCTGCCGTGTCGGCCGTGGTCGAGGAGGGGTCCTTCTTGGATTGCATCCTCGGATGTTCGCGCATCTACGGCCGTCCTTTCTTGGGGAATTCAATGGTTCACCGCGTACCTTCGATCGGTGGTTCGTATTCTGTTCTGGT
It encodes the following:
- a CDS encoding nuclear transport factor 2 family protein, with protein sequence MTKAHARADSFATALRSFEDTGDSSQLRELFAPNPELLRPQVATGNEGTSDVTRFWEEYRSQFSQLSTEFVRVMESGDLGVLEWVSRGTLTTGRPIEYSGTSLLNFDDEGRIRRFATYFDTAAFLRSQPSER